A window of the Chlorocebus sabaeus isolate Y175 chromosome 8, mChlSab1.0.hap1, whole genome shotgun sequence genome harbors these coding sequences:
- the LOC103236836 gene encoding coiled-coil-helix-coiled-coil-helix domain-containing protein 2 has product MPRGSRSRTSRMAPPASRAPQMRAAPRPAPVAQPPAAAPPSAVGSSAAAPRQPGLMAQMTTTAAGVAVGSAVGHTLGHAITGGFSGGSNAEPARPDITYQEPQGTQPAQQQQHCFYEIKQFLECAQNQGDIKLCEAFNEVLKQCRLANGLA; this is encoded by the coding sequence ATGCCGCGTGGAAGCCGAAGCCGCACCTCCCGCATGGCCCCTCCGGCCAGCCGGGCACCTCAGATGAGAGCTGCACCCAGGCCGGCACCTGTCGCTCAGCCACCAGCAGCGGCACCCCCATCTGCAGTTGGCTCTTCTGCTGCTGCACCCCGGCAGCCAGGTCTGATGGCCCAGATGACAACCACTGCAGCTGGCGTGGCTGTGGGCTCTGCTGTGGGACACACACTGGGTCATGCCATTACTGGgggcttcagtggaggaagtaatgcTGAGCCTGCGAGGCCTGACATCACTTACCAGGAGCCGCAGGGAACCCAGCcggcacagcagcagcagcattgctTCTATGAGATCAAACAGTTTCTGGAGTGTGCCCAGAACCAGGGTGACATCAAGCTCTGTGAGGCTTTCAATGAGGTGCTGAAACAGTGCCGACTTGCAAACGGATTGGCCTAA